The genomic stretch AAGGATTACGATATGGACCCCGAGGTGATCAGCGGTTACCCGGCCCTGAAGTCATTCAGCACCGGTATCTCCCTTACTTTCTAATCTATTAATGCAGACAAATGAACAAACATTATAAATACGGACTGCCCCTGGCAATAGCCGTACTGCTGGGAGCCACGGGTTGCGAGAAGGACTTCCTGGATACCAGGATAGATACCAATGCCACACCGGAAACCATCATTACCGACAGGGCCACCCTGTTCAGCTTCGGCAATGCTTTTTATACGGCCCTGCCCAATGGCTTCTACCAGCTGGACGGCAATCTTTTTGCCGCTGCTTCTGACGAGGCCCAGCAAACCAATGCAGCGGCCGCCAATGTGCGCTTCTTCAACCAGGGCACGCTGAGCCCGGTCAACATGCCCACTGATGGCAGCAATCCCTACAAGACCTTCTATGACGGCATCCGCGCTGCTAATTTTTTCCTGAACTATTCTACGGGTTATGTGGAATTTCTGCTGCGTAACAGGGATACCACCAATACTTCTGCTATTGTCAATTACAGGAACGATAGCATGAATATTGCCTGGTATCGCGGGGAGGCGCATATTGCCCGGGCCTTCTATTATTTTGAACTCAGCAAACGCTGGGGTGGGGTACCGGTCATTGAACAGACTTTTGACCAGGCCGCCGATCTGCATATATCCCGTACGGGGTATGATGAGCTGGTGACTTACATGGTGAACGAGATAGATAAATATAAGGACAGCCTGCAGCCTAACTGGAAAACCTCTTCCTTCAAAGCCAATGACGGTCGTTTCTCCCTGGCCTCTGCGCTGGCACTGAAGACAAGGATACTGTTGTATGCCGCCAGCCCGCTGCAGAATCCCTCCAATGATGCTGCAAAATGGCAGAAGGCTGCTGCAGCGGCACAGGAGCTGATGACGGCGCCGGGACTGAACCTGGCCTTGTATACCGGTGGCTACCGCAATTATTTCACCGGCAGCAATCCTATTGTCAGTGCCAATAATGAAACTATCCTGGCAGTGCGCGCGCCCGCCAATAATACGCCTGAGGTAAACAACTATCCCATTGGTACGCCGGGTGGTAACTCGGGCATAGCACCTTCCCATAACCTGGTAGCGGCGTATGAATATATTGGAGAGGTAGATCCGGCAGATCCTTACAAGAACCGGGATCCCCGGCTGGCCGCCAGTATAGTGACCAATGGCAGTACCTGGACTGGACGCACTATTGATCAGTCGGCCGGCGCCACCGATGACATGCGCCAGCCCAATACCAGCCGGACCGGCTATTACCTGAAAAAATTCCTGACGGATGCGCTCAACCTGCAGCAGGGTGGAACCGCCTTGCACAACTGGGTGCTGTTCCGTTATGCGGAGGTATTGCTGAACTATGCGGAAGCCATGAATGAAGCCTATGGTCCGGATGCCAATAACGGTTACGCTTTAACAGCCCGGCAGGCCTTGCAACTGGTCCGCAATCGCGCCAGCACCCAGCTGCCTGCTGTTACGGCCAGCACCAAGGAAACCTTCCGCGAGGTACTCAAGCATGAGCGCCGGATAGAACTGGCTTTTGAAGACCACCGCTACTGGGACCTGCTGCGCTGGAAAGATGCAGCTACAGTGCTGAATCAACCCGTCAAAGGCGTTACTGTTACCAAAAATCCCAATGGCAGCTTCAACTACCAGGTGGTGGATGTGGCCAGCAGGGCCTTCCGTGCGCCTATGGAGCTGTTTCCTTTTGCCCAGTCGGAAATAGTGAACGGCAATGGTAAGCTGATCCAGAATACAGGGTACTGATACCATCATCATTAAAATGAGTCAAATGACAAACAATACAATCGTTAACCGCTGCTGGCAGGTACTGGTATTGGTGGCCATACTGCCCGGATGCCGCAAGGATGAGCAATTTCCTTCGGTGGTGGTTGAAGGACCGGCGCCTTCCGGCAGCTTCACCTATGTGGTGAATGCCGGCAATCCCAAAGAAGTGAAGTTCACAAATGGATCGGCTGATGCGGAATCCTATTACTGGCAGTTTGGGGATGGGACCAGCGCTACCGAGCAATCGCCCCTGCATGTATATGCCAGCTCCGGAAAATATATCGTTATCCTGAAAACAGCCAGCCATGCGGGGTATACCCAGTCGGATACCGTGCAGATAGTGGCTTCCCTGCCTGCTACAGCGGATTTTGACTACAGCGCCTTCCTGCTGCAGACCAGCTTTCTCAATAATGCCAGCGGGATAGAATCGGTGCATTGGGATTTTGGTGACAATACCAGCTCCACGGAGATAGCGCCTGTGCATGAATATGCAACAGCCGGCAGTTATGAAGTTACCCTGACGGTGAACGGCCTTACCGGCAATGTAGCTACCCAAACCAAAACGGTGGTAGTTCAGGGGCATAAGAACCTGGTCAAAGGCGGCACTTTTGATGCCGCTTCCGCCCAGTACTGGAAATCCTACCAGAATGATAACCCGCCTACTTTCGGTTATACGGTTGATGCACCTGCCGGTGGAATGGGCGGCTGCCTCCGCTTTCCATCTTTCGAGAATCCCAGTAATTCAAAGAACCAGCTGATCTATCAGCCTGTATCGGTAGTGGCCGGCAAGCAGTACAAATTGTCTGCAGTGATCAAGGCGCCCGCCGGTGGATACCAGTGTTATTTCCAGTTCTTCGTTTCCAACGATGCGGCTTACTGGCAGGATGCTGATATGGGCGGTAACCAGATCTTATCACTCAATACCTGGCATGGCTGGGGCGGTGGCTCCAATTATTCGGTGGCGGTGAATGGTGATCTGGCCGGCATCGTTTCGCAGAATGGCAATTATGGTTTTGGGGCAGCCACAGGAGGTATTTATACAGCCACAGAAACAAGGACGGTGTATATCGGCGTACAGGCCGGCACCTGGTCGGGTAAATCCAATGGCGACTGGCTGGTGGACAACCTCAGCTTTGAAGTACTATAGTAGTTAAAATAGGCAAGTATCAATCGTTGCAGGAAGTGTATCGGGTAATTGGCCCGGACACTTTCCTGTTTAAAACCTGTATCAATTATGTTTAAGCAATCAATGATCCTTACCCTGGCCGCCAGTTGCTGCTGGACGGCGGGCCTGCAGGCACAGATCAGCAAAGTACAGTTGCTGCAGCCTGCAGTTGTTCAGTATGAAAAGGCAGAATGGGCGATAGAGCTGACCGCTGATTTCAACAACCCTTACCTGCAGGAAGAAGTGAGCCTGGACATGCAGCTGCTGGCGCCTTCCGGAAAAAAACTGGTGCTGCCCTGTTATTATGAATCCGGTAAGAGCGGCGCTGTGTCCAGCTGGAAGGCGCGCTTTGCTGCCCGGGAAAAAGGCAAATACCGCTATAGCTTCCTGCTGAAACAGCGAGGCGGACAACCTATGTCTTCCTCTGAGCAAAGTTTCTCCGCCCGCCCTTCCCGTAAGGATGGCATCCTGCATGCGGGTGATAACTGGGTGTTCCGTTTTGATAGCGGCAAGCCATTCCGGGGAATTGGTGAAAACATCTGCTGGGAATCACGGGCCAGCGATGATTCTAAATATTTCAGTGAAATGCACCAGGAAAGCAAGTATAACTATGAGGAGATGCTGCCGATGCTGAAGGCCAATGGCGGCAATTATTTCCGTACCTGGATCTGTTCCTGGAACCTGCCCATTGATTGGAGATCGGGTTTCAATAATCACCGGTATACCGCCAGTACGGAATATTATAATCCCAGCGCGCTGGCCAAAATGGACAGGATGGTGGATCTCTGTGATTCACTGGAATTGTATGTGATGCTGACTATGGGGCCCGGCGCCTATCATACCAGGGATGCCGGTGCAGCCAGCTCTGCTGCTGATTTTTTTGTGAACCCGGCAGCACGGGAAAAATACAGGAACAGGTTACGCTATATTGTTGCCCGCTGGGGCTACAGCAGTGCCATCGGCGCCTGGGAATTTTTTAACGAAGTGGATAATGTACAGTTCGGTAATAAAGAGAAACCGATACCTGCGGCGGATATTGTGCAGTGGCACAATGAGATGAGCCAATACCTGAAGTCGGTGGATCCTTACCAGCACCTGGTGACCACCAGTATCTCACACAGGGACCTGGAAGGCATGAACAGCTTACCGGATATTGATTTCAACCAGCGGCATATGTACCGTGTCACCACGCAGATGCCTGGTACCATCATTGAGTATGCCAGGAACTTTAAGAAGCCCTATGTGATTGGTGAGTTCAGCTATGAATGGGACTGGTCAAAGGATTTCAACCAGTTTGCCGACAGCATGGATTATGATTATAAACGCGGGCTTTGGTATGGGCTGTTTTCGCCCACGCCGGTACTGCCGCTTTCCTGGTGGTGGGAATATTTTGATAGTCGCAAAACAGACCGGTATATTGCTCATGTGCGGACTATCCAGGACAGGATGATGAAAGCTGGTAATGGCCAGTTTGATTCAATTCCTGTGGTGTTGGATAAAGCCGGGGTAGAAAAGTTTGCAGTGCGCTGTGGAAAGGAAATATATGTGTACCTGAATAACCGGTCTGCTGATGCAAAGACGCTCAACTGTACTGTGCCTGCTGCTGGTCTGAATGCCAGAACAGTGAGTGTATATGAATGTGAAAAGGGTGTTTATGGCACTGCATTGATCCCGAAAATTGCTGCCGGACAGTTGCAGGTAACTGATCTTACCTTGCCTGCCAGCACTGACCTGGTACTGATTTTCACGAAGTAATAGTCAGGAAATACGCATAAAAAGATGGCCGTATCCTATTTTGATACGGCCTCTTTATTTGGGTACTGCAACAGTGCCTGGTGAAAATCCGGTCATTTGTAATGTTCAGCATGGCTGCCGCCGGGATTGAAATGCTGGTTCCTGTTGATTGATCAATAAGCATTGTTCGTCTGATCAAAATACAGGTATCGCCTCAATCCTTTTTCATTTTCTATCCTGGTATTGGTATCCAGCACCATTACTTTGGGAATGCTGCTTTGGAGGCCGGGCCATTTGGGCAGGTTGCTGCCATTGGGGTTGCCGGTCTTTATGAAGTTGGCAAAATACAGCTGCATGGTGGCGGAAAGCTGCTGATCGGCTGCCGTCCATTGGATACCGCTCACCAGGGCCAGGTTGCCCATGGCATAGGGGATCTCAGCCGAGTGCAGGGCGCCTCCTTTGGCGGAGGGATGAGAAGGCGCAGTGCGGCAGAACAGGTAGCGGTAGACCGGGAAACCATTGGTTTTACTATGCATATCGATCCATTTCCAGGTATTGTAGCCGGCAAAACGATCAGTGGCCAGGTCGATGGCTGACTGAACAGTCTCCACGCTGTCCTTATGCGGGTAGAGGGCCAGGATAGTGGCCGCCCTGTTGCCATATAGTTTTTGCACGGTCTGCTCAAATTGTTCCGGCGCATGGGGGGCACTCCCGAGGATGCTGCCAGTTTCCCCATTGTTCCAGCCGGAAAGAATGGGAATATCAGCCTGTTGCCCGTAAGTAAAAATTTCACGCGGGTCTTTTGGCAGCAGGTAGCCATCTGTGCTGATACCGAAGCGGGGCGTGCCCTCATTGCCATATAAGGCCAATAATTCCTTTGCCGGTAGTTTTCTCAAGGCTTCCAGGTCTTTGGCTCCGGTCAGCTGCATTAGTTGTCCCCCTTTGCTTTCTTCCGTGCGGAGGGTAGAAGGCATGCGGGAACCCAGGATAGAGCCACTCTGTGCAATGGCTTTGTGGAATAATCCTTTGGCCAGCGGTGTGGCTACCAGGGTAGTAACGGATACAGCGCCGGCCGATTGACCTGCAATGGTAATATTCCGGGGATCACCTCCGAAAGCGGCAATGTTCTGCTGCACCCATTGCAGGGCCGCTACCTGGTCCAGCACGCCGTAGTTGCCCGAGCTATGGTGAGGAGAAGCCTTGCTCAGTGCGGGGTGTGCCAGGAAACCAAAAATGCCGAGCCGGTAGTTGATGGTCACGGTTACAATGCCCAGCCTGGCCATGCTGGCGCCGTCATAGCGGAACTCTGATCCGTCACCGGCATAGAGGCCGCCCCCATGGATATAGACCAGGACCGGCATGGCCTTCTTACTGCCGGTGGCAGCGGTCCATACATTCAGGTAAAGGCAGTCCTCGCTCATGCTGTCGGCCCGGGACACCATATCGCTGTAAACGGCTGTCTGCAGTGGTTTGTGGCCAAACTGCGTGGCTTGTCTGATCCCTTTCCATGAAAGGGGCGCCTGCGGTTCCTGCCAGCGTAGCGGACCTACCGGCGCAGCTGCGTAGGGGATGCCTTTGAATACCAGGATGCCATCAGTTGCCCGGGCGCCTTCCAGCATTCCATAAATAGTGTTAACGCGTGGACCTGCCTTGGGTGTTTGTGCAGGTAACCATAAGGGTAACGAGAGCAGCAGGAAGCAAATGCGGATCGCTAATTTCATGATTGTATATTGAAAGTAGTAATGGAGAAGAAGTGATGTTGTTTACCAGGTATAAGTAGCTACAGCACCGGCGGGCAGCTTGGCGCTGGCAGCTTTTGAGCCGGTCGCGATATTGAATGCCTGGGTCTCGGCGCTCTTGTTGGCAACAATCAATACGATCCTGCCGGTGGGGGTTCGGAAAGCCACATTGGGCAGGGTCTCGCTGGTATTGCTGGCAATGCGGTAAGAGGCTGGCGGCACAAACCGGCTGGCATGTCCAATGACATAGAGGGCAATATTCCTTTCCACGGCATTGCCTTCAATGGTAACGGCTCCCTGGCAGAAAGCGCAGCCGCCATTGTCCGTATGCGGTTCAAATTTTGCGTTGGCCGCCAGGTTCCAGAGAATGACGTTACGGCTCCAGTTGCGGGTAGCGCCGATCAGTATCCTTTCTACCGGGTTGGCAATATTGAACTGGCCATCGCGGTTCACCGCCATCATTTCCGTAAAGTACAGGCCCTTGGTGGGAAAGGCATCATGCACGCGGCTCATAGCTGATACAGGCCCGGCATAGAGATGGAAGCCGCTGCCATCTATGAACCGGGCGGCGGTACTGTCTGCCAGGATAGCCATTGGGTATTCCGGCGCATCGCAGTTATGATCGTATAAAATGATCCTGGTGGTGATGCCTTCTTTTTTGAACAGGGGCCCCAGGTGATCCCGGATAAAACGCAGCTGTTCTTTGGCCAGCATTTGCATGCTGGGGGTATTGCCATCGTTAAATGGTTCGTTCTGGACCGTAATGGCATCAATGCGGATGCCCTGCTGCTCCATGGCCCGGATATATTTGACAAAGTAGCGGGCATATACGGGATAGTATTCTTCCTGCAGCCTGCCACCCTGGATATTGTTATTGGACTTCATCCAGGTGGGGGCCGACCAGGGTGATCCCAGTATTTTGATGGCAGGGTTGATGGCCAGGATCTCTTTCATTACCGGCACCACATCTTTTTCATCGTCGGCCAGGCTGAAGCGGGACAAGGTTGGATCTTTTTTGCCGGCTGGCAGGTCGTTGTAGGAAAAGACCCGTTGATTAAGGTCGGAAGCGCCGATACTGAGGCGGAGATAGCTGATGCCCATGCCGTCCCTGTCCTGGCCAAACAGTTCCTGCAGGAGGGTCTTTCTTTCGGCGGCGTCCATCCGGATAATATGCTGGGCGCTGCCGCCGGTGAGGGCGAAGCCAAACCCATCCATTTGCTGGAAGGTCTCGTTGGGGTTAACAAGGATCACCGGTTGCTGGCTGTTGATGGAACCAGTAAAACGAAGTGGTTCCTGCTGGGCCAGCAACTGCTGGCGGTCGGGCGTAGTGAGCCAGACGCCGGGCGATTGGGCAATACTGCATTGACAAAGGGCGCTAAGGACAGGTAGTAACAGGAGGCGTGTAATAATGCT from Candidatus Pseudobacter hemicellulosilyticus encodes the following:
- a CDS encoding RagB/SusD family nutrient uptake outer membrane protein: MNKHYKYGLPLAIAVLLGATGCEKDFLDTRIDTNATPETIITDRATLFSFGNAFYTALPNGFYQLDGNLFAAASDEAQQTNAAAANVRFFNQGTLSPVNMPTDGSNPYKTFYDGIRAANFFLNYSTGYVEFLLRNRDTTNTSAIVNYRNDSMNIAWYRGEAHIARAFYYFELSKRWGGVPVIEQTFDQAADLHISRTGYDELVTYMVNEIDKYKDSLQPNWKTSSFKANDGRFSLASALALKTRILLYAASPLQNPSNDAAKWQKAAAAAQELMTAPGLNLALYTGGYRNYFTGSNPIVSANNETILAVRAPANNTPEVNNYPIGTPGGNSGIAPSHNLVAAYEYIGEVDPADPYKNRDPRLAASIVTNGSTWTGRTIDQSAGATDDMRQPNTSRTGYYLKKFLTDALNLQQGGTALHNWVLFRYAEVLLNYAEAMNEAYGPDANNGYALTARQALQLVRNRASTQLPAVTASTKETFREVLKHERRIELAFEDHRYWDLLRWKDAATVLNQPVKGVTVTKNPNGSFNYQVVDVASRAFRAPMELFPFAQSEIVNGNGKLIQNTGY
- a CDS encoding PKD domain-containing protein, with the translated sequence MTNNTIVNRCWQVLVLVAILPGCRKDEQFPSVVVEGPAPSGSFTYVVNAGNPKEVKFTNGSADAESYYWQFGDGTSATEQSPLHVYASSGKYIVILKTASHAGYTQSDTVQIVASLPATADFDYSAFLLQTSFLNNASGIESVHWDFGDNTSSTEIAPVHEYATAGSYEVTLTVNGLTGNVATQTKTVVVQGHKNLVKGGTFDAASAQYWKSYQNDNPPTFGYTVDAPAGGMGGCLRFPSFENPSNSKNQLIYQPVSVVAGKQYKLSAVIKAPAGGYQCYFQFFVSNDAAYWQDADMGGNQILSLNTWHGWGGGSNYSVAVNGDLAGIVSQNGNYGFGAATGGIYTATETRTVYIGVQAGTWSGKSNGDWLVDNLSFEVL
- a CDS encoding DUF5060 domain-containing protein yields the protein MFKQSMILTLAASCCWTAGLQAQISKVQLLQPAVVQYEKAEWAIELTADFNNPYLQEEVSLDMQLLAPSGKKLVLPCYYESGKSGAVSSWKARFAAREKGKYRYSFLLKQRGGQPMSSSEQSFSARPSRKDGILHAGDNWVFRFDSGKPFRGIGENICWESRASDDSKYFSEMHQESKYNYEEMLPMLKANGGNYFRTWICSWNLPIDWRSGFNNHRYTASTEYYNPSALAKMDRMVDLCDSLELYVMLTMGPGAYHTRDAGAASSAADFFVNPAAREKYRNRLRYIVARWGYSSAIGAWEFFNEVDNVQFGNKEKPIPAADIVQWHNEMSQYLKSVDPYQHLVTTSISHRDLEGMNSLPDIDFNQRHMYRVTTQMPGTIIEYARNFKKPYVIGEFSYEWDWSKDFNQFADSMDYDYKRGLWYGLFSPTPVLPLSWWWEYFDSRKTDRYIAHVRTIQDRMMKAGNGQFDSIPVVLDKAGVEKFAVRCGKEIYVYLNNRSADAKTLNCTVPAAGLNARTVSVYECEKGVYGTALIPKIAAGQLQVTDLTLPASTDLVLIFTK
- a CDS encoding carboxylesterase family protein; translation: MKLAIRICFLLLSLPLWLPAQTPKAGPRVNTIYGMLEGARATDGILVFKGIPYAAAPVGPLRWQEPQAPLSWKGIRQATQFGHKPLQTAVYSDMVSRADSMSEDCLYLNVWTAATGSKKAMPVLVYIHGGGLYAGDGSEFRYDGASMARLGIVTVTINYRLGIFGFLAHPALSKASPHHSSGNYGVLDQVAALQWVQQNIAAFGGDPRNITIAGQSAGAVSVTTLVATPLAKGLFHKAIAQSGSILGSRMPSTLRTEESKGGQLMQLTGAKDLEALRKLPAKELLALYGNEGTPRFGISTDGYLLPKDPREIFTYGQQADIPILSGWNNGETGSILGSAPHAPEQFEQTVQKLYGNRAATILALYPHKDSVETVQSAIDLATDRFAGYNTWKWIDMHSKTNGFPVYRYLFCRTAPSHPSAKGGALHSAEIPYAMGNLALVSGIQWTAADQQLSATMQLYFANFIKTGNPNGSNLPKWPGLQSSIPKVMVLDTNTRIENEKGLRRYLYFDQTNNAY
- a CDS encoding glycoside hydrolase family 30 beta sandwich domain-containing protein, whose amino-acid sequence is MSIITRLLLLPVLSALCQCSIAQSPGVWLTTPDRQQLLAQQEPLRFTGSINSQQPVILVNPNETFQQMDGFGFALTGGSAQHIIRMDAAERKTLLQELFGQDRDGMGISYLRLSIGASDLNQRVFSYNDLPAGKKDPTLSRFSLADDEKDVVPVMKEILAINPAIKILGSPWSAPTWMKSNNNIQGGRLQEEYYPVYARYFVKYIRAMEQQGIRIDAITVQNEPFNDGNTPSMQMLAKEQLRFIRDHLGPLFKKEGITTRIILYDHNCDAPEYPMAILADSTAARFIDGSGFHLYAGPVSAMSRVHDAFPTKGLYFTEMMAVNRDGQFNIANPVERILIGATRNWSRNVILWNLAANAKFEPHTDNGGCAFCQGAVTIEGNAVERNIALYVIGHASRFVPPASYRIASNTSETLPNVAFRTPTGRIVLIVANKSAETQAFNIATGSKAASAKLPAGAVATYTW